The following coding sequences lie in one Acidobacteriota bacterium genomic window:
- a CDS encoding ABC transporter permease, with protein sequence MMKPGESIISPNQTRVSEGYFEAMNTALVKGRSFTPGDTAESAKVAIIDERLAARFWPGQDPVGRRLYFPQDMKDLTAITEKTEFFNVVGVVKDVEIRGLATGRASVGAYYFPLAQSPDRSIFVAMRTRVAPESVVNSLRAKVAAIDAELPVYGVHTMVERMDDSLVGRRVPMLLALAFAGVALFLSAIGVYGVLAYRWRIAAAKSAYAWRLAAPHAKSSALFFRTA encoded by the coding sequence ATGATGAAACCTGGTGAGTCCATCATTTCTCCGAACCAGACCCGTGTGAGCGAGGGGTACTTCGAGGCGATGAACACAGCGCTGGTCAAAGGCCGCTCCTTCACACCCGGCGACACGGCGGAGTCTGCGAAAGTGGCCATCATTGATGAACGGCTTGCCGCACGGTTCTGGCCGGGTCAGGACCCCGTTGGGCGCCGCCTCTACTTTCCTCAGGACATGAAAGACCTGACCGCGATCACCGAGAAGACGGAGTTCTTCAACGTGGTTGGCGTTGTCAAAGACGTCGAAATTCGGGGCCTGGCCACGGGCCGGGCGTCGGTGGGCGCATATTACTTCCCACTCGCGCAGTCACCCGATCGCAGCATCTTCGTGGCCATGCGCACGCGTGTGGCGCCCGAATCGGTGGTGAACTCGCTGCGCGCCAAAGTGGCCGCCATTGACGCTGAACTGCCCGTCTATGGCGTTCACACCATGGTCGAGCGCATGGACGACTCGCTCGTGGGTCGTCGCGTGCCGATGCTGCTCGCGCTGGCGTTTGCCGGCGTCGCGTTGTTCCTCTCTGCCATCGGCGTCTATGGGGTGCTGGCGTATCGGTGGCGCATCGCCGCCGCGAAATCGGCATACGCATGGCGCTTGGCAGCACCGCACGCGAAGTCTTCAGCCTTGTTCTTCAGGACGGCCTGA
- a CDS encoding ABC transporter permease yields the protein MSSLRHTVRLLLKDRSFTVTALLTLALCIGANTAIFSVVRSVVLRPLPVPEADRLVQVYNSYPNAGAERAGAAVPDYFDRLKAVPALEVQSVFRQSGATLGADKGAERLKTVVSSASFFRMLQVQPVIGTLFTENDEAEGAPRRVLLSHAMWQRRYAGDSSIVGREIRLNGNVTTVAGCCRPTSSSSGTTSTSSCPPSSPLARSLTMAGTATTGDGRAPCARRVSRTGAAATGCAERRQR from the coding sequence ATGTCCAGCCTGCGCCACACGGTTCGCCTCCTCCTGAAAGACCGCAGCTTCACCGTCACGGCGCTCCTGACGCTGGCGCTCTGTATTGGCGCCAATACCGCCATCTTCAGCGTGGTTCGCTCCGTGGTCCTGCGGCCGCTGCCTGTGCCCGAAGCCGATCGCCTGGTGCAGGTCTACAACAGCTACCCGAATGCAGGAGCCGAGCGCGCGGGCGCCGCAGTGCCCGACTATTTCGATCGGCTCAAGGCTGTGCCTGCGCTGGAAGTGCAGTCGGTCTTCCGTCAGAGCGGCGCCACACTCGGCGCGGACAAGGGCGCCGAGCGGTTGAAGACCGTGGTGTCCTCGGCCTCGTTCTTCCGCATGCTTCAGGTGCAGCCCGTGATCGGCACGCTCTTCACGGAAAACGACGAGGCAGAAGGCGCGCCGCGCCGGGTCCTGCTCAGCCACGCCATGTGGCAACGGCGTTACGCGGGTGATTCGTCCATCGTGGGACGTGAGATCCGGCTGAATGGCAACGTCACGACCGTGGCCGGGTGTTGCCGGCCGACTTCAAGTTCCTCTGGAACGACGTCGACGTCTTCCTGCCCGCCGTCTTCACCGCTCGCGAGAAGTCTGACGATGGCCGGCACAGCAACAACTGGGGATGGTCGGGCGCCTTGCGCCCGGCGCGTCAGTCGAACAGGTGCAGCAGCAACTGGATGCGCTGAACGCCGCCAACGATGA